TTTGTAAAGGGATGTACTATTAAAGTTTTATTAATATTGTTAGGAACATAAACTATATTTGTAAAATCAGAATTATATAAAATTCCCCCAAAACTTTTATATCAGTAATTACCAGGTTCTACTAAAATTTTATTTAATTTTTCTGCTTGAAGTGAAGATTTTAAATCTTCTATAACTTTTACAGTTTTGGGTATAGTAATTTCGGTATTTTCATATTTTCTAGGTACGACAAGTAATATTTTCATGTCTTTACTAAATAAAACACCATTTTTTGAAGAAAAGTACTTATTATTAGGATGTACTTCAAATCTTTTAACATTATAAGTGCCACCTAAATAATCAATTCTTTCAATGTTTTCACCTATATATAATACATCACTAGTTTGTAATGTTTCCTGTGAAATGCTTACAACTTTATATTTTTCATCAATAATTTCTAATGGTTTTTTTATACTTTCATCTTTATTATTTAAATTTTTAAATACAGAAAATCCTCTATTGTATTCATATTCAAAACCGCCTATAGGTTGGTGCGCATCTATAATTTTATATGTTCTATGTAATCTGGAAAAATTTTCAACTGGTGAATTAAAATTAGCATCTCCTCCTCACGTAGGATCTGAGTGAAAAAAGTTTTTACCCTCTTCATCATAAACTAAATTTCATTGATGATCACCGTATCTTGATCAACCAATAACCACAACATTTTTCACACCAATAGAATCTAGCATAGCTTTATATAAATTACTATATCCTCCACAAACAGCAAATTTATTTTTATATGCTCTAACCGGATCTATCTCTGCAGTAATATCGCCATTATGTGCATATCTTAGATTTTTGTGAATTCAATCATATATAGCTCTAATTTTGCTCATTCTTGTTGATTTTCCCGAAGTAATTTCCAACGTTTTTTCTAAAATAAACTTTTTTGCATTTTGTTGTTCTTTATGTTTATAATAATCATTTATTTTTTCAACAGAAAATAAATTCATAAAATAACGACTTTCTTCATTTATCAAAATATTTTCATCTAGTGTTTTATTGTAGTCTTTAACAACGTTACTTGTGTTGGTATTTTTTTCTTCTGTATTAAAGTCTTTTACTTCTTCTGCACTAGTATAGCTTTTTATGACTTTTTCAAAGGCACTACTTAAAATTTCTTTTTGTTTTCCATAAAATTCATTTAAGTTTTTATATTGTTTGGTCATTACGAAATAATAAGTATCATTTATAATATTTTCTAATTCATCTTTATATTTTTTATATTTTAGTTCCTCTAAACTTGTTTCGATAAAAGATGTTACTTCACTTTTTAATTGAAAATAAGACTCTTCATTACTTGAATTTTTTTTCACTTTGGAAGTATCTGAATTTTCTTCTGTTTTTTTATCTTGCTTTTGTTCGTTGTTCTTTACTTCATTATTTTCGTTTGCTACTTTTTTAGTTTCTAAATTTTTATCATCTTTCTTGTTTTCAATATTGATATTGTTACTTGTAAAATCAACTTTAGATGTTTTTTCTTTTTCTTTATTTTCACTTTTATTTATAGAATTATCAACTTTAGTTTTTAATTTAATTTTTGAATTTTTTTCTTGCTCTTTATTTTCTTTATTTTTTATTGTACTTTGTATTTGATAATTGCAGGATGAAACTAAAAACGGAATTGAGAAAACTAATAATACTTTAAAAATTTTATTTTTCATATTACACCTAGTAAAAAATAGTATTGTATATAAATTTTAATCTAAAAAATAAAAAAGAATAAAAAATCCCCATTTTATTGGGGGGGGCGTATTTAAACAAAATTATTTATGTTTAAATTAGGTCATATTTGAAATGGTGGCTCCGACAGGAATCGAACCAGTGACACACGGAGCTTCAATCCGTTGCTCTACCTACTGAGCTACAGAGCCATGGCGGTCCAGACGGGGATCGAACCCGCGATCTTCTCCGTGACAGGGAGACGTATTAAACCACTTTACCACTGAACCTTGGTTGCGGAGATAGGACTCGAACCTATGACCTTCGGGTTATGAGCCCGACGAGCTGCCAACTGCTCCACTCCGCTATATTAATGTTGAAATTAATAACAACATTTTGGAATTATTTTTAAGCTCTTTACTTATTAATAATAATGGCGGGCAATGAGGGATTTGAACCCCCGCGGGCGGTGAAGCCCCTGCTAGTTTTCAAGACTAGTCCCTTCAGCCTCTTGGGTAATTGCCCATGGTGGACCCAACTGGACTCGAACCAGTGACCGACCGGTTATGAGCCGGTTGCTCTAACCAACTGAGCTATAGGTCCAAAATTTTTTTATTAACCCGTTGGGTTTCCATATTGGTGGCTCCGAAGAGAGTCGAACTCTTGACCTTTCGGGTATGAACCGAACGCTCTAACCAACTGAGCTACAGAGCCATGGTGGAGAGGAAGGGAGTCGAACCCTCTACCTCCTGCGTGCAAGGCAGGCGCTCTAGCCAGGTGAGCTACCCCCCCAAAAATGGTGAAGAAGACAGGATTTGAACCTGCGACCACTACGACCCAAACGTAGCGCTCTGCCAAGCTGAGCTACTTCTCCGGTATTTATTATAGCATAATTTTTATTTTTTATAAGAACTTTTTTTATTATTTAAATTATTTATAAAATATAAAAAAATTAAAAAGTAAAAATTTAAGTTAATAAAAAAGATATTCAGATTAAAATCGAATATCTACATTATTTAATTATATATAGTAATAATACTTATAACCTATTTTATCTATTATTTGTTCATCTTTTATTATGGTCTTTTTATTTTCATATATTATCATTATCTCTTTTTCTTGAGCTATTTTAAACAATGATTCTAAAGTTAACACATTAAAATTATCATCTATTTTGCTTAAAATTTCACTAGATATAACTAAAAATTTAGGTTTTAGTTCTATTAAAAGAGAAAATAATGAATTATTCATTTTTTCTATGTATAATCCCCATCTGTCGAATTCTTTATTTTCTTCAGTTATTAATTTTTCCTTCGCTCTTTTAACGAAAGTTAAAAAACTTTTTATTTTAATAATTAGATTAGACGTGTTTTTATCAAATGATGAATAATTATTTAAAAAAAGGTCAGTGTAAGTGAAAATAAAGTTTGATTTGTCTGAAACTTTTTTATCTAAATCTTCTAATAAAATTTTTTCAGCTATTTTATATTTTTCTCTATAAGACAAATATTTTCTAGTTTC
This genomic interval from Mesomycoplasma molare contains the following:
- a CDS encoding transglutaminase-like domain-containing protein — encoded protein: MKNKIFKVLLVFSIPFLVSSCNYQIQSTIKNKENKEQEKNSKIKLKTKVDNSINKSENKEKEKTSKVDFTSNNINIENKKDDKNLETKKVANENNEVKNNEQKQDKKTEENSDTSKVKKNSSNEESYFQLKSEVTSFIETSLEELKYKKYKDELENIINDTYYFVMTKQYKNLNEFYGKQKEILSSAFEKVIKSYTSAEEVKDFNTEEKNTNTSNVVKDYNKTLDENILINEESRYFMNLFSVEKINDYYKHKEQQNAKKFILEKTLEITSGKSTRMSKIRAIYDWIHKNLRYAHNGDITAEIDPVRAYKNKFAVCGGYSNLYKAMLDSIGVKNVVVIGWSRYGDHQWNLVYDEEGKNFFHSDPTWGGDANFNSPVENFSRLHRTYKIIDAHQPIGGFEYEYNRGFSVFKNLNNKDESIKKPLEIIDEKYKVVSISQETLQTSDVLYIGENIERIDYLGGTYNVKRFEVHPNNKYFSSKNGVLFSKDMKILLVVPRKYENTEITIPKTVKVIEDLKSSLQAEKLNKILVEPGNYWYKSFGGILYNSDFTNIVYVPNNINKTLIVHPFTKLKQNDFSFNKNIEEIIIPEGIEKIPRDFLNNLTSFKKIYLPSTLKSFDENAFSRVNSKDFEVILADKISEDVIKTIEKLKYKIKNK